GCAGCGCCCAGCAACGTGATGCTGGCCGGCTCGGGAACGGCCGCCGTCGCCCCGGTCGCGAGACCGGTCATGCCATACTGCGTCTTCCAGATCGCGAGATCGTCCGCGTCCACGTCGCTGTCTCCATCTGCGTTGCCTTGGGCCAAAGTCGTCCCGGTGCCGAAGCCGCGCTGCCAGCGGAGGAAGTCGGCGCCGTCGACGTCGCCGTCCGCGTCGAAGTCGGCGTTCGCCGGCGTCGAGACGTATTGCACGATGCCGTTGATCACGTCGCCGAAAATCGTCGTGTAGGTAAACTGCAGATCTCGATTCGCCGGGGCCGTGGCGGTGTTAAAGATTTTTCCCAGCGATTCGGTGCGGCTCGACGTGAAGGCGGAGTTGCCGTCGAGGAAGAACTCGGCAAACTGGTTCGGGTTGGCGGCGCCGAGTTGCCACGTTTCATTAATGGAGTTGCCGACGGTCGAATCGGGGTCGGAACCGTCGATCGAGTTCGGCTTCGTGAAGCTCAACCCAACGTTCCCGGTCGGGGCCAGATTGCCGTTGGCGCTGGAGACGTCGAAGCTCGTGATCGACGTACTGATGACGTCGCCACCGACGATCGACGCCGTCCCCGTCGCGGTGTTTACGCGGAGGATGGAAGGTTCGGCGGGAACGAAGACGCGAACGTTGTCGATCGCCCACCACCAGTTGTTCCACGACTTGCCGAGACCGAACTCAAGCTGCACGGAAGTCGCCGTGCCGTTGTAGTTCAGGTCGAGCAGGATCGCTTCGTTCATCGTGTTGGGGTTGCTATCCGGCGCTTCGGGGCCGTGGTAAACGCCCGACGCCGGCGTTGAATCCCACGTCAGCACGGGAGCAAACGCGCCGGCGCCGTACTTTACACGGATGGTCGCGGTTTGATTGTGGAGCGTGCCGATCGGGGCGCCGTAGTCGAGCCCCGCGGGGTTTTCCGGCAGCCAACTCGAATCGAAGGCGAGCTTGATCTTGCCCGCCGGAGTTCCCGCTGGGATCGGAATGACGGGAGTCGTAACGAACGTGTCATAGAAATCCTTCGGCGCTACGTTCTTGTCTTGCCATTCGTCCGAATCGGCAATCATCACGGTGCCGCTGCCGCGGGTGAAGTTGGCGCGGCCTTGGTCGCCCGATGCATTGACCCAAAAATCCTTATCAGCGAACGCCCAGCCCGCCCAATCGGTGACGCCGTCGTTTTCGGGATTGCCAACGCCGGGGACGCCGGTGCGGTCGACGGTCCAACCCGCGGGGCCGCTGCCGTTCCAAACGGCGAGCTTGCTGGGATCTTCGTCAGGGCTCGGACCGAGAACGACTCCTTCAAAATTTTCTACGAGCAGCGGCAAGTTGGCGGACGCCGGCGTCGCAGCGCTGGCGATCAGTACGCCGACGGCCACGGCCGCTGCAGAGGAAAGCCGACGACGGCGCCGACGACCGGCGAAGAGCCCCACCGCTCCGCAGATCATGCCAAGCGCCGCCGTCGACGGCTCAGGAACCGCCGCCAGCGCCGCGGCGAACGCCCCGGCGCCGAGCGCCGCATCGTATTGTCTCTTGAAAATCAAGAAGTCCTTTACCGTGTGCTTTTTATCGCCGTCCAAATCGCCGAGATTGTATTGCTGAGCCACGGTCTTTCCTGTGAGCGAGACGTTGTATCCGGCCAGGAACGCTGCATAGTCGCCGATTTCGATCGATCCGTTGAAATTCAAGTCGAGAGGATTAAACGTTTGGCTGCTATTGCCGACGAATTCGATGATGCCGGTTTGCGGCGTGTTGTTGCCGGCAATCAAGTATTGGAACGAAATGTCGCTAATGTCTTCGTGGAACTTGCGCCATGACGTCCCCAGGTTGATTTTGCCGAGGGTAGGATTCGACGCGAACGTCGGCATGGCGTACTGGTCCGGGATGTAGCCTTCGCTCAGTTCCGAGTGTTCAGGGCTGTCGAAAATCGTCCAATTCGGATTGGCGTCGCCCAGGAAGGTCGCGGCGACTTCGTCGAGGGTTCCCTTGCTTGACTGGATCGAGTAACCCCGCAAGTTCACCACGCCGTTTGTATTGTTAGCGATGCTCACCTGCCCGGTTCCCCGGTCGATGGTGAGCCGCAGCGCGCCATCCTGAGCGGGCGAAGCTCCAGTGAACATATTGAGGTTGTCGATCGCCCACCACCAGTTGTTGTCCGCATCCCACAAACGGAACTCCAGCGACGCCGTCGTGGCGCCGGCTGGATTGAGCATGTTGATGCTCACCGCCTCGTTGACGGCGTCGGGCTTAAAGTTGGGGTCGGATTCGACCGACGCCCACTTGAACAGCTCAATGACGGTGGCGCCGGGATCGTTGTACTTCACCGTCAGCGACGCCTTTTGGTTGTCTTCAGGTCGCCACGACGAGTGAAAGAAGAGCTTGGCGGTGTTCGCCGCGACGCCTTGCAGCGGGATGGCGGAAATCTTGAGCGTGGAATCGTAATCCCGATCAGCGGCCGGCAGGCTATCCAACGTCCCCGTGCCGAAGTCGTCCCATTCGTCTGAGTCGGCGACCGCGATCTTACCGCTGGCGCTGACGAACTTGGCCCGGTCCTGGTCCCCGGCCGTATTAATCCACCAATCGCGATCGACGAACGTCCAGCCTTCGAATTCGGTGACGCCGACCAGCGGGTTGCCCAGCGAGCCCGCCGGCATGCCGGTGTCGTCGATCGACCAGGTTCCCTCGGTTCCTGGACCTGTGGGGACCGATTTCGTCCACGCGGCCCGGCTGCGAATTTCCGTGTCGAACGTGACGATCGGATTGAGCGTCAGGCCTTCGAAATTCTCCGTGAGCAAGTCGACGGCGAAGGAGATGTTGGGGAAGAGCGCCACGCAGGCGATCGGTGCAATGGCTAGATGGCGAATCGTTCGGCGAACCATGGCATTCATCGGAGATTGGCTCATTGAATTAGGGGAGGCCTACGAACAAGCGCGGCTTGTCGATAGGCGGGTGGTGGTGACGCGGCCTCGACGAGCGTGACGCGCGAAATCGAACCGACGACGATCGACGCAGAAGCGTGCGACGACCCCAGAATCCTCCTTGTGACTGAACCGCGTAACCACAATGCACGGGACACAAGTCGCATCCCCGCCGGCGTATTCCAGCCGGGATGCCGATGAACTGCTCAACATGCAGACAAGCGATACCGCATGCGCTGCATCACGCCAAGCAGCGTGATGCAGCGGCATGTCGGCGAACTTTAGCGGCGGCGCCGAGCGGTCGCGCCAGCGACGGCCAACCCGAGTGCTACCAAGCCTAATGAAGCAGGCTCAGGCACGGCGGCCCCGATCTGCACGTTATCGAGGGCCCAGAACCAGTTGTTGCCGCCGGTATACTTGAACCGGACCTTGGCCGTGGTCGCTCCCGCGGGATTGTCGAGATCGACGAGGACCGTTTCATCCAGGTTCGTCCCATGGAACAACGGATCTCCGGAGATCGAGTTCCAATTCAGAACGATCACTTCACCGGCGCCGTAATCGACGGTGATGGCGGCGAGTTGCCCTTCTTCATCCTGCCAGCTCGAATCGAATTGCAGTGCCAACGTTCCCGCAGCCAGGCTGGAGATGTCGATGATCGGCGATTCGAGCACGGTCGTGATCGGCTTGGTGACGCCGTCGGCGCCGGCCAAGTCGTCAAACTCATCCGAGTCGGCGATAACGATGTTGCCGCTGCCCTTGGTGAAGTTGTTGAGGCTTGTCTGCGACGCGAACGCCGAGAAGGCGCGAGTCGTGACGCTCCAACCTTCCCATTCAAACACGCCGATGTTGTTGTCGCCGATCGCAGCGGCAGGAATGCCGGAGTTGTCGATGTTCCAGCCTGCCGGCACGGTGTGCGAGAAGGCGTTCGGATAGGGCGTCGATCCGGCGTCGGTATTAAGGCCAGTGACTTTGGCGAAGGCCGCCACCGTCGAGACCCGCTCGTTGGTGCTCGGGCCGAGCGTCACCGATTCAAAACCTTCCGTCCAGAAAGCCGGATTGGCGCCTTGCGCCAGCGAGAGATTGTCGACCGCCCACCACCAGTCGTTCGCCGCGTTGATGAAGCCGAAGGCGAATTGAACATTCGTCGTGCCGACTGGGATGGCTAGGTTGTACGACAGATTCTCATTGAGCGCATCCGGCTTGTAGTAGTCGGAGGCGGGGCGATCGGGAATTGTGTCGCCCGCGTTCGAATTGCCGGCGTCCGAATCCCAGAAATCAATCGGTTCCGGCGAGCCGCCGTCGTAAATGGCGTAGACGATCGCCGTTTGATTGTTGTCGGGACGGCCCAAGGTGACGTGGTCGTCGTCAAAGCTTTCGGCGCGCCAGCTCGAATCGAACTTGAACGTCAGGTTTTGACCAGCGTAGGCGGAGACGTTCACCGCAGCCGAGGTCATGCCGGTGTTGTAGTAGTTCCCGCCCAAGCCGTCGCCCAAGTCATCGTATTCGTCGGCGTCAGCAACGGCGACGTTGCCAATGGCGCTGGTGAACGCCGATCGGCTTTGATCGTCGACGCTGGCCCAAAATGTTTTGTCGGCGAAGCTCCAGCCTTCCCATTCGTCGACGCCGTGCGCGGCCGAACCTTTGTTGCCGACGCCCTTGTTGCCGACGACGTAGCCGAGATTCGGAACGCGGTAGAGCAGCGCGGGCACGGGATCGGTGCTGATCACGCTCGTGCCGAGAGCGTTCGTCGGGTCAAACAGGCCGTAGTTGTCGAAATCGTTGTCGACGCTCCAGCCGACGGGACCGGTGTGCGTATAGGCGTTGGGACGCGGAGCGGAATTCGGGTCGGTGGCAAGCGCCGTGAGATTGGCGAAGCTCAACGGACCGCGACGCTCGTTGACGCTGTCGCCGAGCGCGATGCTGTCGAAGTTTTCTTGATAGAGAATCGTTCCAATTTGGGCATAGGTAGGACACGCTGCGCCCATTGAACCAGCAACTGCCAAGACTGCCAGATGTCGTCTCATTGTCGACTCCCAGGAGCATCTCAAAGGATTGCTGGGGCCATCGGCTTCGCGGCGCGTTGGATCCGCTCCAACCCAATCAGGCGCCGGCCTCTTCTCATGCAGTTCCTTGCCTGCGGTTGTTCCGTCCGCAAGCAATTCCGATGGGGGTTCGCACCATGCGAACCAATTCCAGGCTGCTGAACGGATTGTAATGACGATATTTGAAGAAACGAAACAAACTTTCCCCGCGACCCGCGCAAAGATTAAGCCGAATTGCGTCGATCGCAAAAGCCTCTCGCACATTGCGCACGCCGGCCCCACGAGAAGCGGGCAAAAGCAGCGCGCATGACCGGAATCGCTATCCGAAATGTGTTGAGATTAACTCTCAACGCAATTCGACGTCCACTCATGAGAGCCACCGGCTCCGCCGGTGAACGAAGTGCGAGTTCGTGTTGTTTTTGTCGCGTCAACGCAGACCGTTGGCGGCTTCCATTGTTGCGAATCGCGATCGTCTTTCGCTTCGCCTATGGGGTTTCGCCGGCTGCAAGCAACTTCTCGATCTGGTCGAGAACCTGCGGCAATTCAGCCACCGAATCAATCACGAAGTGGGCGCCGCTCGCTTCCATTCGTTCCACGGCGGCGCGCCGTTTAGCCGCCAATTCCGCGGCTGGCAGGGCCGCCGTTTCCGCTTCGTTGAGCCCGATCATATTGCCTGATACGGAAAGTCCCACCGACCACATCCCCGCGTTGAGACCCTCCTCGACGCCGACGATCGTGTCGTCGACTTTGACGATCGCCGCCATGGGGTAGACCCCCAGCGTGCGGGCGTTCTCAAAACTCATCCACGGCGCCGGCCGCCCCTCGGCGAAGTCGCTCGCGCAGTACATCGCATCGACTTCCAAGCCCTGTGCACGCGCGGCGGGAACGATCACTTCCATCAGTTCGCGGATGTAGCCGGTCGTCGAACCGATCCGCATGCCGCGCCGGCGACAATCGGCGACGGCCTCCAACGCGCCCGGAATGAGCTGGGCATGATCTGCGAGAAACGTTTTCTGGGTCTCGAGGAAGCGAGCGTAGAGTTTGTCGATCGCGGCTTCGTCGGCTGGCGCGCGATGGATTTCTTGCCAGGCCGCGGCGATCCGCGGCATCTCGAGCATCGTCCGCAGGTGGTCTCGCTTGGCCATTCCCATCGGGCCGCGCGCTTCCTCAATCGAAACGGGGACGTCGAACGAGCGAAAGACGCTCACCACCGCCAGTACCGGCGCCTGGCTGCCGTAGTCGAGCAGCGTCCCCGCCCAATCGAAAACGACCGCTTTTAAGGGACCGACGTGCCGGCGGACTGTGTTGAGGGTGCTCATTCCGCGGAAGATCCTATGCAAAGGGGCAAATCGCTCGCGCCCGCCAGTTGAATTGGCAGCGGCGATTGTTGTCGGGAGAGTGGGCGAACCGAACGTCCGCCGCGATTAGGCCGGTGATTCTACCGTGCCGTTCGCCGTCGTGCGCAGCCGCGCATCGAGCGGATCCCAGCGATCCCACAGTCGATGGGCGAAGCCGAACGACATCGTCATCCCGCATCCGCCGGAGGCGATCACCACCTCGACGTTCGGCTCCGGTTGATTCTCATACTGAATCAGCCCCGGCGACTTCGGATAGATGCCGTGCCACCGCTGTTCGATGGTCCAGTCGGGCAGATCGATCATCCGCCGTAATTCGCGGAGCATCAGCTCGTCGATGTCGCGTTTGTCGAACGGCGTGATCTCGGCGTCGTATTCGTGCGAATCGCCCAGCACGACCTCTCCGAGCCCGTTCTGCGACGCCATCACATGGATGCCGTACTTGTCGAGCTCGGGCGTCTCCGCGGCCACGCGCGCCTTCAGGGCCGGCAGCGAGGGACATTCGGCGAACGCCTCGTAGTGCCGCAGCGTCAGCCCGCCGGCGAGCATCGGCCCCAGCGTCCAGCCGCGCGGCTGGACTGGCGTCCGCATCATTTGCAATTTGCATTGCCGGAAATTAGCTTCGGCGAACAAGTCGGGATAGAGCAACCGGAAATCGGTTCCCGCCGCCACGACAACGCGATCGGCAGCCACCCGACCGCCGTCGGCCAGTGCCACGCCATGCCGATCGACCTTCTCGACCGGCGAATCGAAGCGGAGCTCGACGTTCCAGCGCTGCTCGAGCCAACTCGGCATCTCGCGGATAATTTCGCGCGGATCGACGCAGACTTCGGTCGGGCTCCAGAGCGCGGCGAGCAAGCCTTCCGCCTTGGCTGCCGCCGACATTTTGAGCGCTTCTTGCGGCGGAATGAGCCGACAGTCGTAGTCGAACGCCGGCGCCATCTGGGCGAACTCGTCGAGTACGGCGAGTTCGTCGTCGCGGTAAGCAAGGTGCAAGGCGCCGCACGGGCGCGCCCACAGGCCAGTCTCTCGCGCCAATTCAAGCCAGTATCCACGGCTTTCCACGGCCGTTCGGTAGAGCTGGCCATGCTCTTGGCCAATCGGCCAAACCATCCCGAAATTGCGAATCGAGGCGCCCTGGGCCTGTCGATTTCGCTCGATGAGGATGACTTCCCACCCCCGCTTCGCCGCCGCCCAGGCGTGAGCAAGGCCCACAATCCCGGCGCCCACCACGGCGACGCGCGGACGCTGGCCATTGAAACGCGGAACCGAGTTCAGCGAATGGTTGAGCGCAGTCACGGAATCGCCTCGGCCGCCATCGGCGTGGTTAAGACTTCGCGAAGAATGGGAAGGTAGTGGGCTAGCGGCGGGGTTTGCCGCTCGGGATCTTTCGCCAAATCGTCCCACTTCCGCACGACCAGGCTTTGTTTGTAAAACGGCTCCGTTTCGTATTCCGCCACCTCGCTCGGCGACATCGGTCC
This sequence is a window from Lacipirellula parvula. Protein-coding genes within it:
- a CDS encoding PEP-CTERM sorting domain-containing protein, encoding MRRHLAVLAVAGSMGAACPTYAQIGTILYQENFDSIALGDSVNERRGPLSFANLTALATDPNSAPRPNAYTHTGPVGWSVDNDFDNYGLFDPTNALGTSVISTDPVPALLYRVPNLGYVVGNKGVGNKGSAAHGVDEWEGWSFADKTFWASVDDQSRSAFTSAIGNVAVADADEYDDLGDGLGGNYYNTGMTSAAVNVSAYAGQNLTFKFDSSWRAESFDDDHVTLGRPDNNQTAIVYAIYDGGSPEPIDFWDSDAGNSNAGDTIPDRPASDYYKPDALNENLSYNLAIPVGTTNVQFAFGFINAANDWWWAVDNLSLAQGANPAFWTEGFESVTLGPSTNERVSTVAAFAKVTGLNTDAGSTPYPNAFSHTVPAGWNIDNSGIPAAAIGDNNIGVFEWEGWSVTTRAFSAFASQTSLNNFTKGSGNIVIADSDEFDDLAGADGVTKPITTVLESPIIDISSLAAGTLALQFDSSWQDEEGQLAAITVDYGAGEVIVLNWNSISGDPLFHGTNLDETVLVDLDNPAGATTAKVRFKYTGGNNWFWALDNVQIGAAVPEPASLGLVALGLAVAGATARRRR
- a CDS encoding PEP-CTERM sorting domain-containing protein; this encodes MVRRTIRHLAIAPIACVALFPNISFAVDLLTENFEGLTLNPIVTFDTEIRSRAAWTKSVPTGPGTEGTWSIDDTGMPAGSLGNPLVGVTEFEGWTFVDRDWWINTAGDQDRAKFVSASGKIAVADSDEWDDFGTGTLDSLPAADRDYDSTLKISAIPLQGVAANTAKLFFHSSWRPEDNQKASLTVKYNDPGATVIELFKWASVESDPNFKPDAVNEAVSINMLNPAGATTASLEFRLWDADNNWWWAIDNLNMFTGASPAQDGALRLTIDRGTGQVSIANNTNGVVNLRGYSIQSSKGTLDEVAATFLGDANPNWTIFDSPEHSELSEGYIPDQYAMPTFASNPTLGKINLGTSWRKFHEDISDISFQYLIAGNNTPQTGIIEFVGNSSQTFNPLDLNFNGSIEIGDYAAFLAGYNVSLTGKTVAQQYNLGDLDGDKKHTVKDFLIFKRQYDAALGAGAFAAALAAVPEPSTAALGMICGAVGLFAGRRRRRRLSSAAAVAVGVLIASAATPASANLPLLVENFEGVVLGPSPDEDPSKLAVWNGSGPAGWTVDRTGVPGVGNPENDGVTDWAGWAFADKDFWVNASGDQGRANFTRGSGTVMIADSDEWQDKNVAPKDFYDTFVTTPVIPIPAGTPAGKIKLAFDSSWLPENPAGLDYGAPIGTLHNQTATIRVKYGAGAFAPVLTWDSTPASGVYHGPEAPDSNPNTMNEAILLDLNYNGTATSVQLEFGLGKSWNNWWWAIDNVRVFVPAEPSILRVNTATGTASIVGGDVISTSITSFDVSSANGNLAPTGNVGLSFTKPNSIDGSDPDSTVGNSINETWQLGAANPNQFAEFFLDGNSAFTSSRTESLGKIFNTATAPANRDLQFTYTTIFGDVINGIVQYVSTPANADFDADGDVDGADFLRWQRGFGTGTTLAQGNADGDSDVDADDLAIWKTQYGMTGLATGATAAVPEPASITLLGAALGLVVSVRRRLNRRLAPAAVAAAATISTVALTPSAAEAQVVPAPFVDRNYRMGDVEPGAANGGTVNVTYDSAGASGQNQLIDMTALSKTAVKPTYVTISGRPDGGTGLGIRLNALATDRNFLRTAPDEALNFPEKSPSSLDGTLPNGTLDYAYINDRGFQLWVQPAVSAAVQHIVMDTNNHGVLINAAGKFSMRYSNLDYVGQTTVVPNTWYHLMVVRPTGPGGGSILYVNGVAEAAATGLYFGEDAPNDEVDATKQDNSPLVVGANTSESPLSLANNSYYRGIVDDLEMFVMGLNTTSDRGEFKFERDNKYAAFFKPTHVADLTGDNAITMADVTIFANHWLDEKKLTWSQAGNPRELVVGDLSTRMIGDLNYDGRVNLSDWAILNQANPAMGAAAMALIQSVPEPAACLLGAISLAGLVATVRRRNPSDCRRRRPQVVC
- a CDS encoding TIGR03364 family FAD-dependent oxidoreductase; translation: MTALNHSLNSVPRFNGQRPRVAVVGAGIVGLAHAWAAAKRGWEVILIERNRQAQGASIRNFGMVWPIGQEHGQLYRTAVESRGYWLELARETGLWARPCGALHLAYRDDELAVLDEFAQMAPAFDYDCRLIPPQEALKMSAAAKAEGLLAALWSPTEVCVDPREIIREMPSWLEQRWNVELRFDSPVEKVDRHGVALADGGRVAADRVVVAAGTDFRLLYPDLFAEANFRQCKLQMMRTPVQPRGWTLGPMLAGGLTLRHYEAFAECPSLPALKARVAAETPELDKYGIHVMASQNGLGEVVLGDSHEYDAEITPFDKRDIDELMLRELRRMIDLPDWTIEQRWHGIYPKSPGLIQYENQPEPNVEVVIASGGCGMTMSFGFAHRLWDRWDPLDARLRTTANGTVESPA
- the phnX gene encoding phosphonoacetaldehyde hydrolase produces the protein MSTLNTVRRHVGPLKAVVFDWAGTLLDYGSQAPVLAVVSVFRSFDVPVSIEEARGPMGMAKRDHLRTMLEMPRIAAAWQEIHRAPADEAAIDKLYARFLETQKTFLADHAQLIPGALEAVADCRRRGMRIGSTTGYIRELMEVIVPAARAQGLEVDAMYCASDFAEGRPAPWMSFENARTLGVYPMAAIVKVDDTIVGVEEGLNAGMWSVGLSVSGNMIGLNEAETAALPAAELAAKRRAAVERMEASGAHFVIDSVAELPQVLDQIEKLLAAGETP